Within the Triplophysa dalaica isolate WHDGS20190420 chromosome 2, ASM1584641v1, whole genome shotgun sequence genome, the region TACCATGTCGGTGCCCAGGTCAATGCAGAGAATTGTGACTGTGCCCAACGGTAGAGGAATACCCACGAGGACAAACATGAGGAACGGTGACATTTCTGGGATCTTACTAGTCAGTGTGTAGGCAATGGACTTCTTCAAGTTGTCAAAGATCAAACGGCCTGATGttaatgacaaacattgtagAGTAAgtatcaatgttttatttgttaccttcataattcaaaacaacagttcataCCTTCTTCCACTCCAGTGACGATTGAGGCAAAATTGTCGTCCAGCAGAATCATGTCAGCGGCCTGTTTGGACACGTCAGATCCAGAGATGCCCATAGCCACACCGATATCAGCCTTCTTCAGAGCGGGAGAGTCATTCACACCATCACCTGTCACCGCCACTATGGCACCCTGATAAAGACGGAAAAGCTTGTCACACAGATCGGAGGGAAATCATCTAGTATGAGCAGGATTGGTTGAATAGTACCTGTCGCTGACATCCCTCCACTATGATCAGTTTTTGTTGAGGAGACGTTCTAGCAAACACAATTTCAGTATGATGTTGCAGGATCTCATCCAGTACTTCTTCAGACATGCTCTTCAATTCTCCTCCATGGACCACACAAGCTTTAGCATCTCTGGAAgtgaactttgtattagcagACATTGATGCAAAGCCTATTTCCTGTTATTTTGAAGTTGGTGACTAAAGTTGAGAGTTTACCTTGGATTAACCTCTCCGACAGGAATGTTTAAACGTGCAGCAATATCTTCCACAGTCTCGTTGCCTTCAGAGATGATGCCGACACCCTTTGCGATAGCTTTAGCCGTGATCGGATGGTCACCAGTTACCATGATAACCTGTCATAGAGGATTTAGATGTGATTTTTTGAGGTGGACAGATTCACACAAAATTTAGGTTGTGGATTGTGAATAAGCACCTTGATTCCAGCACTCCTGCACTTGCCCACGGCATCTGGAACGGCGGCGCGAGGCGGGTCGATCATGGACATGAGGCCGACAAAACAAAGATTCTCTGTGGGGAAgttcacttcatctgcatcaaaTGCAAAACCTTGAGGGAACTGGTCATCAGGGAGGGACAAGTGGCAGAAACCTGTGAGAGAGAACCAGGAATTACCCATGTGTGTTATACTGCAGCAGCGATACCAGAACATTATGAGGTGGCTTTACCCAGCACTCTTTCTCCAAGACCTCCGAGCTCTTCGTAAGCATTCTGGAAAGAATCTTTCAATTCATCATCCAGAGGTTTCTCTTTTCCTTGGATGAGAATAGAGGAGCATCGGTCCAGGATTCTCTCAGGGGCtcctttcatcaccagcaggtgTTTAGACTCTGAGGAATTGGGATTCTTGTGGACTGAGAGCTAGAGCGAAGCCGATTAGATGCTGTAAGCCAGACTAGTCAAATCTCTACCATCTGATCTACAGAGAATCTTTCAGAATATAAATACCTGGTATTTGTTGGTGGAGTTGAAAGGGATCTCAGCAATATTAGTGTACTTGTCTCTCATTTCATTCACTGAACCGCAGCAAAGCTCGATACACTTCAACAGAGCAGACTCAGAGGCATCGCCAGCTGTTTCTCGCTGCAAAGGAGATagtattcattttaaatcacaATAGCACTACTTAgtgtcttaaaaaatatatactattGATAGCACACCTTAAGAATTGGCAGGTGGCTCTGTTCGGCACGGAAAACGGCACGGTTGCACAGGCCAGCGATACGAGCGAGGGCCGCCCAAGTCGGAGAGCTTTTGTCAAATGAGGTTCCGCTCTGGTTCTCTGTGGTGTCCGCTTCATGAATCTGATTGTCGAACCACATGTGAGCCACGGTCATCCGGTTCTGGGTTAAAGTTCCCGTCTTGTCCGAGCAGATGGTGGAGGTTGAGCCGAGAGTCTCCACAGCTTCAAGATTCTTCACTAGACAATTCTTCTTTGCCATACGTTTGGCCGTAAGAGTCAGACACACCTATGTGAGTAGACACAAGACAATTGGACATTTTTGGTTCACATTTGTTCCTAGGATTTCAGTTTTTGGAAATAGATTCTGACTTACAGTTACAGTGGCAGGGAGACCCTCGGGTACATTAGCGACAATGATTCCGATGAGGAAAACGACGGCTTCCAACCAGCCATATCCAAGAATCAGAGAGAGGATCAAGAAGCTCACACCCAGGAAAACAGCCACACCGGTGATGATGTGGATGAAGTGTTCGATCTCTCTAGCAATCGGTGTCTGTCCAGCTTCTAGGCTGGATGTGAGACTGGCGATGCGACCCATGACGGTGCGGTCACCGGTGTTGATGACAATGCCTCTGGCGGTACCTTAAATTAATGTCATTATGTTTAAGGTTTTAGCCACAGCCATTTGAAAATGTTACCTTTTGCTTCTTCTTTTACGTGTCTGTGAGTGTATGCGTACAACTGAACACACAGCCTTGCTAAGTATACGTCCTTCTAATCACACGTGTACAGACAGGTTTTGTCGCGTGCGCATTACGACATATTGCAATACTTTTGCAAGCCTACAGGGGTCAGGTTTTCTTCTAATACCTTGAATCCATGCTCCCAGGACACGGTTGCCCCCTGgtgattaaactaaatattgCAAGAAATGGAATGTGAAGTAACAAAAGGTGCCCTACTATTCTGATGATGAAATTTGCGTCACGCGCACTTGAGCTGTCCCTCACATACACATAAAAAGGGAACTATACTTCAGGCTTTAGGGGGCGGTTTCCCTGACAGAGCATAAACCTAGTCCCACACtatcttaaatgttaaaatatattagtgTGATTGATTTGTTTCGAGATTGTTTTTTCAAAGGTATGTCTTTCTTAAACGACTTAAACATCATTGTTTAACTATGGTCGGGTCCTGGCTTAATCTaatccctgtccaggaaaccgtGCCAAGATGTTTTACAGTAATTTTGTACCTTCAACACAGTTGGTGGAGAAGAAGGCAATGTTTTTGGTCTCCAGAGGGTTTTCATTAGAGAGGTCAGCAGTACGAGACTGAGGCTCAGATTCACCGGTGAGCGAAGAGTTGTCCACCTGATAAAAAAGTGAGAGATGATTCATAAAAAGGTTTGGACTTTAGGGATCATTTAATGTTTGAGATTATGGTTTAGATGTTACCTTGCATCCTTGTGCGGAAACGATGCGAAGATCAGCCGGGATTCGGTCTCCACCTTTGACCTCCACCAGATCCCCAGCAACTACCTCCTCAGCGTTGATGATCTTTTTCTCTCCCTCACGGATAACAAGCGCATGCTGCGTTATGATCAAAATGAAATCATGTATTTTTACTCAATTGGACATATGGCAGAATAATTGCCTAAAGCACATTTTGCAGAGGTGGACATtaagtacattttcaaatataagtatttttatttcgGCTCAAATCTGCTTTACTCCATTGTGAAGCATATTTTACACTTTTTGCCCCATTACATTTCAGAAATACATTtagatgttttacttttataattcaaatacataaataacattatacttaaatatttttactcaaatatgtatttttactcAAAATTGACTAAATTTGACTTGATTAAAACTAAGAAAGTACCAGATGTACTAATAtattaaaggtaaaaataaccacaaaaaatgtgtttatcaaATATAGTGAGGTATCATAAAagggtcagttctggtccttgattctgattggctgagccgagttCTTAGCCGTTATTACTGCTGCGCGGGGCTTTTTGCTGTATTATGCTTTATGGTAGAGATGCACttatactaaatttctccaccacTACAGATACTGTAGCCGATTAttcagtgatatctgccgatacccattctgaagattaaataaatattttttactttctgaatgttattaattcatgtaATGGCTATTGATATCGAACGTCAAACTGgagatgtttcttaacattttttacatacagagcacaaattcattggaTTTACTGTTCtgcctcttttgattgacaggatatatcgccCCTGAACATGGGCCCTGACAGCCAATAGcgtaaaaaatgcttttatcgaCCATATATTGGAGCATCTTTACTTTATagtgacatttttcaaaagataaAACTAAAGTAACAATGCTTGAAAATGTTCACACCTGAGGGACAAGATTTTTGAAAGACTCCATGATCTTGGAGCTCTTGGCCTCTTGATAGTACGAGAACCCTCCATTGACGATGACAACGAAAGCAAGTACGAGTCCCAGATACAACTGTAAAGAAAAGACagtgtgaaaaaaaatgatatatatgcCATTTATAAGTATGATTACAGAAGTCAAAGCATTTTTCCTCTCATACATTGTCATTGGCGGGTTCTTCATCTGTGACAGCCTGGATTCCATATGCCGTGAAGCAAAGGAAAGCACCAAACCACAGCAGCGTTTGAAATCCACCAAAGAGCTGTTTGCAGAACTTCACCCATTCAGGAGTGGTAGGTGGTGGGGTCAGAGAATTGGGTCCATCACGGGCTAAGACCTCTCTCGCACGGGATGCAGACAAACCCTGTCGTGATAATAATtcagttaaaggtacagtacagtatatagaGCAGTGTTTCTAAGTGGGTCACGGAGTGTACAGTCTAAGAaaccacaagtttttttttaaagcaagacTTTTATTTCGAAAGAAGAGCGTGAAAGCTGTTGGCAGATGCAGGTGACATGTTGTCAGGCTGAATGTCAGTGTCATTATTCTATTGTTATTTTCTTATATTATAACGAAATAAAAGTCTCTTAACTTAGAAAAGCCAACTATCCCGTCCTGTCAGACGTCATACAGTACTATAGTATACTGCGCGCGCTGTGTTCACTGAAGCGCAAAACAAACTACCAGCATGGCATGCaacgtgtgaaataaaagtgaattacCTTACAATCACAGAACTGTGTCATTTTAGCTGAGAAGGTATGATATTTATATTCATCTTTTAATAACGGTTCATTAAGGTATTGCATATTCAACATGGTACCTCGCTTCCATAACCCCAAAATCCCATGTTATTTTCACTGTTATATcgtatatgtttattttacgGTGGTGTCTCAAACCAACTATTTTACTAAAAAGCTAGTTTGGGACTGCTACTGAATAGCCTTAACCTTAACCTAAACGCTGTTTATTCATCAGTAATAGTCATATTAGTCACACATCTATGTTATTTTAGTATTAGTCACACATTTTTTAGAGCAAACTACATGACGTAGTACAGTTTTGAAGTTAACaaaaaatggtttaaataaattttgattttttttattctttaacaaaataacaatgtttaaatatatatatattttacttaatatcGAGAAGCAATGGTTATCGTAAACCCACTATCATGTATCGTATTGAATCTAAGCGTATTTTTACACCTCTATTTAAAACCCAAAAAGCTGACATAATAATTTCTTAAgcttaatataaaaacatttcagtttgaaaagcaagtttgattttaaaataaagaaaataaatgcagtATTCTAAACTAAAGTTGCTCATACTCATACAAAGCTTCATAGGagtaataatacatttgatCATTGCTGAAAGTGTCTCAAAACCTTTTCTCACCTTGTGCAGGTCGGTGCTGTGTTTGCGCTGAAGCTCATCCAAAGTCAACTTGTGGTCATCCTGCAGAAGAACAAAACATCTTTTAGTGAAAATAACTCAAGCAAGTCTTGAACTTTGTGACGATTGTCATTTCAGAGCTGTATGTACAGTGTACGTTTATAAGGCTTTCTCACCAGATCGACTTCTTTCTTAAGGTCGTCCACATCCTTCTTGTTTCTTTTCACCTTCTTTGGCTTTTTGATTTCCTTTTCTGAAGTTGCTGCCAGCTGGTATTTATCATTCCCCGTCTAATGCAAAacacagaatatatatatttataaccaaCAGCTTACTTTATCCCAATAAAGACATCTCTGTTGAGAAAAGGTTTGATGTTATTCCGTCTGATAGACTGATAAAGCTCATCTGGTGGTAGACAGTATGGTTTGTCAATGGATGTCTATCAGCATCCCAAACTGAGGACCAGCATCTAAAGCACTTGACACAAGAGATAATCCACTCACGCCGAGCCCCATGTTCTTGGTTTATCTCAAGCCAATCTCTGGATCTTTCAGAAACCCACTTCGTACTAGGCTCTCCGGAGACACGGGTCCCTGTGTGTCAACGTCAGGTTCACCATATTTATATTCTGCCAACTCACCTGTGTTTTGGAAGGAGTCCTGAGGATTCTTGGGAGGAGTTAAACAGCTGTCATCTTTAACCTTTGATTGTAACCTTCATCCATATAGGTCACTTTTGACAGCAAGACGCGCTTTAATGCCCTGGTTaccattacaaaatatattgtaaagTGTATAATcaaatgaaccatggttttactacagtcaCCAGAGTTTGGTATTCAAAGTAAAGCTTTGGTTATACAAATGGTAAAAAGCTGGACAACAAACATGGTTTCtttacttttactataataCAACTATAGTGAAAGATATATATTGTCACATTTTGGTGTCTAAGCAATAGATAAACTGTATGTATAGTGTTGACTTGCAAATAACAGTTGACTTTTGTTTCTTGTAATGTCATTTGTCAgtagttttaaatattaattttataatattcttcatttttaatgttagtcTTAAAACAATCTTGACAGAAACAGTTTTTTGGGACACATGTTACACCCGcttgaaaaaatatacattttacaatactGAAGTTAAAGTTTGCGTAGCTTTTTCTACCACAAAAAAGGTGAAATGGGCTGGAACGGAGCAAACAGTTCACTTTGATAGATTTCAGGCTAATATTTAATGACTTCTCTGAAACTTTGATCGTTTTGTTGACATACTTCAATCACCGCTGTTGGATAAAACTCTGCTTAGTCGTACATATgagaaatattattataaaagttTGTAGTCTTTCATGTATTTCAGGTgtcttttttcatgtttgaatGTTTCCTGCTTGAATAGACCAGTATGGAATGGTgcttctaaaatatatatttatatatatatatatctttcatcatttacaccttcgtgtcatttaaaacctgtatgacacactttcttctgcaaaacacaagagaagatattttgtagaacgttataaccaaacaacattgacttccattgactggacacaaaaccactgagacactTCTCAAATTATCCTCTTTTGGGTTTTGAACCACGTGAGggtaaattaaaaatgacagagTTTTGAATTGGGGGTGAACTCTTCCTCTAACTTGCTGAGCCAGGTGAACCGGTACCACCAATAAGAACACGCTGGTTGAGCAGGCGTACAGGGATGGCCACACTGACCCATCATCTGGTCTAGAATCCAAAAATCCTTCACCACCATTTATTGACCTGCATGGATATGTATGCTGGtttctttatcatttttcttcaaCTTGTCTTTATGAATTCTGGCCGATTTTCCAGTTGTACGGAAAGTGATTGATGATTCTTTGCCAACAAATCTTCTTTAATACATATGTGGATTAACATCCATATGTCGTATGTGGGCAGCTTAAACCCGTAAGAACTCTGAATGTTAGTGTGGGATGGACATTGTtatgtgtgttatgtgttaTGTAAACTGTGTGCCTTCTGTTGCCAGTCAACAGTCTCGCAGGCCTCATGTCCTTCACATCGCCATAAGAGTTTCTGTTTAATTAAtaacatactttacaaatacaaatctaATGGAACATCAGAATTAAAACCTCGATCAGATTCCGAAGCGAGACGTCCTGCATACACCAGAAGTTCTGTGCTGGTCCATGTTGGCCTATGGTGGTTGTGCAGGTTGTTTTGTCAGATAATCTGATAAAGCTCTGCTGGTGATAAGGGTCATCCGCTGTGGTTTGTCTGGTCAAGATATAGTTAGACACTAAATGAGAAATCTATAAGTGCATTGGAACCAATAgagtttgatttaaaattgcTTAGCAGAAAACAAATTGAGACAACGTAGAGCAAACATGATCTGAATGTGTGcgagaaatatttgagttgacattgaaatcttcaataatatgaCTTTTGATTGAAGAAGAGACTAATCTGAGCTCTGTTTGACACACAGTTGACATCTCTTTTCAAACTCTAATATTGCTGCTttcatctctttcttttggTTATTTTGTTGAGTTTACACACTGGTCTCATCAATTtggcttgcagctatattttgctatttttgtttgtttgttgtatttgtttctAATAAAAGTCTGGCACTTATTAACATGTCTTATGGGGTTTGGAATGATAAGAGATCTGTCGGGTCTCTGAAGTAGGCGGTTCATGAGTTATTCGAACAAAAACTGTTGTAATACTCAGAACCGAGGTGATTTATTCAGAATCTCTTTGTTGCATTGTAAGCAATGAGTGCACCTGTCTTTTTCCTCTGAGAATGTTACAGAAACAATTTTTTGATGAACAAATCAAACCAAGGAAAGGGTAATGTGCAATTGAGAAGAGGACAGATACAAGAAGAGAGAAATAAATCAATAGAGATGTCTGGCTCCAAGATTCAGATTACAGTGCTAAAGCCGTCTATTTCTATCACACGAATACGTACACGTGCACACTCGTGAGATGAAGAAAACCAGATGAGATCTCTGTAATTTCACAATTACTTCTCCTAGAtatcaatgagattaaacagAGAGCAAATTGAAACTTTTGCTTGAGTCTCAAGTGCATCTTGGAAACTTTAACaaaaatttaacattaaagaaGTAACTCTTTTTCAATCTCATTTTTGCATAATAGGATGTagaattttaagattttaaaaagtTAAGTTGCAACAAGGAAATGATTGCAAGACAATTATGACAGATAACGTCTGTCTGCTCTGGTCATGATAATGACACGCCAAAGGAGGACAAATGCAGTATTTAGATAATAAACTGCTGTAAAGcggtctgtgtgtgtctgtgtgtgtgtgtgtgtgtgtgtgtgcgtgtgtgcgtgtgtgtttgtgtgcgtgtgtgtggatttGTTTTCTGTGGCTTATAACCCGTTTCCAGATGCCAGAGGTCACAGTCTTCTGAGAAGAGACTGACAGAGAAGTGGACTGCTCGTGCCCTCCACAATCCAAACTTCTTAGAAACAAGAGATCTTTGGAGACAAATCAAACAGGGTTTGTTCTTAAAGAACACTATGACGCATGAAATTCTGAGAAACGTTAGGAGAAAATTTTGAATCTCTCCACTCCAACCAGATGCAAAAGATTAAGCTGTCTGTGTAGATGTCTTGTTTAGAGGCTGAGTACACAttggccgtttctcaattccaagaacgcaAAGAACGACTAGTGTTCTCGTGGAGACCGGTCTTGCGAGGCAGTCTCTGAAGAACAAACTTGGATGGACGCGCCGCAGTGACTCGTGGGACTTCGAGTGGATTCCGGAGGCGTGCCAGCCTTCATTCCATACATTCTGATATCAAGAACACATCTGGGTACTTTCATGCGTTCTTTGTTCTTGAGTTTTGGAACCGGACTTATTGATGACGGTTAATGATGACGAAGAGCGAGAACACAAGACCGCTGAAGAACGCACATTGAGCAACGGACAGTATCTCTATACGTAATGCCTTAAATCTATtcttcaattttcattttttttctattttaagtgCATCTCTTTGATCTATGTTTGCAGCACGTCTAAACTTTCTTCTGAACTAGAAGCTCCTGTCGTCAAGTCAAGTTCCTTGTGTGTGTTGACATGATTCTGATTCAAAGACACTGAAAGTGTACAattcttattttctgtttaaatgaaaaatactaTAGCACAACTGAATAAAGGTCTTTTTTGTGTTAAGGGTTAGGGCGGATGTATGAGGCCATTACAGGTGCACATAACTGCTACAGTAATATTTGTCTAGCTACACTTCTCAATTTCTATTGTTCCTGGAGGTCACATGGCTTTGATTTAATTCTGACAGAAACTTTGTGAAGAAATGTTTGTCCTGCCTTTGATGTGAAAGGTCAACGGTGTGAGACGGACATGATGACCAAGAGGTAAGACAACAGTTAACGACATAACAATCAGAAAATGTCTGTCCAGGTTTTTCTTCTGGATGCAGAATACCATCACAGTGAAagatgtgattttcttttagATAAATTCAACAAAAAACGATATCTGTAGAACACACACGATTGAATTTATTGAAAGGACAGCCCCTTGAGATATAACTTCTCATTAAGTTCACCAGAGATAGTTTTGTCGAATATGACTGTGACTGCTGATGCCTTTATTGTCCACTAGATGGAAAACTACATACAAATGaggcactttcgcgcatgcgcggaacaaatcgtgtttccgggacggatcgggtagcgacactGCGTGGTTTTTGCAGTGGTGTCTTGTGGGAATGAACGTTTCGGTGCACCGGAAGGACTTTGCGAATGAGTTCTCATCGCTTTAATAATGAGTCTTTAAAATGTCTGACTCCCTCAGCAGTGCCCTGGCTACTGAACAAGGGACCTGATTGAGACACAGGGAGTGTTTTCTGCTACTCTATAATGTTgcgtttgttttattattattaatatgaatattttggCTGCTGTTGATGGTGTCGTCCTAATACTCGgattataaatattacatttttttaaatgcttaacAAATAACGAGTAGTCGTAACTATAACCAAACAATTTCTCAATAATCCTCGGATAGTATTTATGACAATTAATTTCCCTCATAAATCCGGCAGGTGGCGCCACATCCATTCTGATCATGTCATGTGTGCTTTGATCTCTTGACACTAGAGGAAGCGAAAGCTTCAGTGATTTTTCTAGGCCAGGAATCTTGAAgctgaaatgaaacattttttgcCATTGAAGAGACCAACACATATATATGTATCGTATATTTGgtacattatatattataatatattggcttgtcacattcatttgtatttccATGTGCAAGTGTCTCGATCAAGCAGGTGTAgatgctttttatttcattttttatatctaaAAGACCAATCATTTCTGCTTTCTTCTATTATCGGATGTGTTGTTTACAATATGAACATTTATATCAGTGACTTGTAGTATGTCATATTAAGAGtcactgtttttaaataagGAAAATCCTCCCTTGCTGTGTCGTTTGTGTTTATAGATGAttctgtgtgtactgtatatgtgtttgtGGCCTATATTTTCAATGAATCACAATTTGCGTGAGAATTGTCTAAGAATGAGCTTCagaattttctcaaaatataaatgaaaaatccaTTGATGAtgaaaaatcttatttttcttATGATCTTTTAATCCGTAAAACCCTATTGAACAATTACTATTCTCGTTCATGATAAAATCAGAAATTATCTGAAAATTTCTGTAACTCTTTCGGGGTTAGAGACAAACCACCAAGCAAACGAATAACTCATTTATAGCTTTTA harbors:
- the LOC130411697 gene encoding sodium/potassium-transporting ATPase subunit alpha-1-like — translated: MGLGTGNDKYQLAATSEKEIKKPKKVKRNKKDVDDLKKEVDLDDHKLTLDELQRKHSTDLHKGLSASRAREVLARDGPNSLTPPPTTPEWVKFCKQLFGGFQTLLWFGAFLCFTAYGIQAVTDEEPANDNLYLGLVLAFVVIVNGGFSYYQEAKSSKIMESFKNLVPQHALVIREGEKKIINAEEVVAGDLVEVKGGDRIPADLRIVSAQGCKVDNSSLTGESEPQSRTADLSNENPLETKNIAFFSTNCVEGTARGIVINTGDRTVMGRIASLTSSLEAGQTPIAREIEHFIHIITGVAVFLGVSFLILSLILGYGWLEAVVFLIGIIVANVPEGLPATVTVCLTLTAKRMAKKNCLVKNLEAVETLGSTSTICSDKTGTLTQNRMTVAHMWFDNQIHEADTTENQSGTSFDKSSPTWAALARIAGLCNRAVFRAEQSHLPILKRETAGDASESALLKCIELCCGSVNEMRDKYTNIAEIPFNSTNKYQLSVHKNPNSSESKHLLVMKGAPERILDRCSSILIQGKEKPLDDELKDSFQNAYEELGGLGERVLGFCHLSLPDDQFPQGFAFDADEVNFPTENLCFVGLMSMIDPPRAAVPDAVGKCRSAGIKVIMVTGDHPITAKAIAKGVGIISEGNETVEDIAARLNIPVGEVNPRDAKACVVHGGELKSMSEEVLDEILQHHTEIVFARTSPQQKLIIVEGCQRQGAIVAVTGDGVNDSPALKKADIGVAMGISGSDVSKQAADMILLDDNFASIVTGVEEGRLIFDNLKKSIAYTLTSKIPEMSPFLMFVLVGIPLPLGTVTILCIDLGTDMIPAISLAYENAENDIMKRQPRNAQTDRLVNERLISMAYGQIGMIQALAGFFTYIVVMGESGFWPSHLPGLRVGWEDRSISDLEDSYGQQWTYESRKIIESTCHTAYFVSIVVTQWGDLIIVKTRKNSIFQQGMKNKVLIFAFFEEAALAAFLSYCPGMDLAVRMYPLRPLWWFCAFPYALLIFVYDEIRKYILRQNPGGWVERETYY